One Bacteroidota bacterium DNA window includes the following coding sequences:
- a CDS encoding DUF6580 family putative transport protein — translation MIRRIVVVSLILLAALSRLVPHMPNVSPITALALFGGVYLDKKYAFLIPIGALLISDFLLGFYPGIEWVYGSFLATGLIGLWLRGHRGALQTVGATLAGSLLFFVVTNFGVWTLIPGMYPHTLEGLGACYTAAIPFFRNTLIGDLAYVGSMFGLFELVRRYVPALGGTPDANRI, via the coding sequence ATGATTCGCCGCATTGTTGTAGTTTCGCTGATCCTGCTCGCAGCGCTTTCCCGGCTTGTTCCCCATATGCCGAACGTCTCTCCGATCACCGCGCTGGCGTTGTTCGGCGGTGTCTACCTCGACAAAAAGTACGCGTTTCTGATCCCGATCGGAGCCCTGCTGATCAGCGACTTCCTTCTCGGCTTCTACCCGGGAATCGAATGGGTCTACGGAAGCTTTCTCGCGACCGGCTTGATTGGATTGTGGTTAAGGGGCCATCGCGGCGCGCTCCAGACGGTGGGCGCAACGCTCGCCGGCTCCCTGCTCTTCTTTGTGGTGACGAACTTTGGCGTCTGGACCTTAATCCCCGGGATGTACCCGCATACCCTGGAGGGACTGGGGGCCTGTTACACGGCGGCAATTCCGTTCTTCCGGAACACGCTTATCGGCGACCTCGCGTATGTCGGCTCGATGTTCGGCCTCTTCGAGCTGGTGCGGAGGTACGTCCCGGCACTCGGCGGCACTCCGGACGCGAACAGGATCTGA
- a CDS encoding tyrosine-type recombinase/integrase: MSEPFSALLKRELRRQKYDSVKVSAYLHVLESFATYFHPCHPRQLTETDIRGYLLYLQRSKPLTPDQGATVLGALRFLYAEVYGIPFRITVIPHSRPGRTPSVLRDKSDLMALISSIENVKHRALLTLIYSAGLRLGEAVALKPGDIDANRHLIHIRSTNGKQEHVAPLPNQALEELQFYFKEFKPTKWLFEGHNGASHLSQAYAGKIFKRAAARAGISMPPKSLSRGTSR, from the coding sequence ATGAGCGAACCATTTTCTGCTCTCCTCAAACGGGAGCTTCGGCGGCAAAAATATGATTCCGTCAAGGTGAGCGCGTACCTTCACGTGCTGGAGTCGTTTGCCACCTATTTTCACCCCTGCCACCCCCGGCAGCTGACCGAGACCGATATCCGCGGCTACCTCCTTTACCTCCAGCGGTCCAAGCCCCTGACGCCGGACCAGGGGGCTACGGTCCTCGGCGCGCTCCGATTTCTCTATGCGGAGGTCTATGGCATCCCCTTCCGCATTACCGTAATTCCGCATTCAAGGCCCGGCCGGACACCTTCCGTGCTCCGGGACAAAAGCGACCTGATGGCGCTCATAAGCTCGATTGAAAATGTAAAGCATCGGGCCCTCCTGACGCTCATTTACTCGGCGGGCCTCCGTCTCGGAGAAGCAGTGGCGCTGAAACCGGGGGACATCGATGCGAACAGGCACCTGATTCATATCCGGAGCACGAACGGAAAACAGGAGCACGTTGCCCCCCTTCCGAACCAGGCGCTGGAGGAACTTCAGTTCTACTTCAAAGAATTCAAGCCGACGAAATGGCTCTTTGAGGGTCACAACGGGGCTAGCCACCTCTCTCAGGCGTATGCCGGGAAGATCTTCAAGCGGGCCGCTGCCAGGGCAGGAATCAGCATGCCGCCCAAGTCTCTCTCCCGGGGAACGAGTCGCTAG
- the carA gene encoding glutamine-hydrolyzing carbamoyl-phosphate synthase small subunit, producing the protein MRAKLVLENGILFEGESFGFEGEAGGEMVFNTSLSGYQEILTDPSYCGQIVTMTSPMIGNYGVNTEDMESGAPQVRGLVVKEYSEHFSNYRAAESLASWLRKHSVVAIQGIDTRMLTRIIREEGAMRAVISTSDCDAPTLIDRARSLPPMNGLDLASKVSTKSVYRWEEPHPPSFPLPPGFEFEAGAGQQFHVVVYDYGVKRNILRRLAVYGSRVTVVPSHYSAEEVLALNPDGVFLSNGPGDPAAVGYAVENLKRLIEKTPIFGICLGHQLLAIALGGKTFKMKFGHRGANHPVKNLLTNKIEITSQNHGFAVDPGSLDKTSVEITHTNLNDGTNEGFRHRKLPIFSVQYHPEASPGPHDSDYLFYRFFEAMKESSGVAV; encoded by the coding sequence ATGAGAGCGAAACTCGTACTGGAAAACGGGATCCTCTTCGAGGGGGAGTCGTTCGGTTTCGAGGGTGAAGCCGGGGGTGAGATGGTATTTAACACGAGCCTGAGCGGCTACCAGGAGATTCTTACGGACCCCTCGTATTGCGGACAGATCGTTACGATGACCTCTCCGATGATCGGGAACTATGGGGTCAACACGGAGGACATGGAATCGGGAGCGCCGCAGGTACGCGGACTGGTGGTAAAAGAATACTCCGAGCATTTCAGCAACTATCGCGCCGCGGAGAGCCTCGCTTCCTGGCTTCGGAAGCACAGCGTGGTGGCCATCCAGGGGATCGATACCCGCATGCTGACCAGGATCATCCGGGAGGAGGGTGCGATGCGGGCAGTAATCTCGACGTCGGACTGCGATGCCCCGACTTTAATTGACCGGGCAAGATCCTTGCCCCCGATGAACGGATTGGATCTGGCGAGCAAGGTCTCGACGAAGAGCGTCTACCGGTGGGAGGAACCTCATCCGCCTTCGTTCCCGCTCCCGCCGGGTTTCGAATTCGAAGCCGGGGCCGGCCAGCAGTTTCATGTCGTGGTATACGATTACGGGGTCAAACGGAACATTCTCCGCCGTCTGGCAGTCTATGGCTCGAGGGTTACTGTCGTGCCTTCCCATTACTCCGCCGAAGAAGTCCTGGCGCTGAACCCCGACGGAGTCTTTCTCTCCAACGGACCGGGAGACCCGGCTGCGGTCGGGTATGCCGTGGAGAACCTGAAACGGCTCATCGAGAAAACGCCCATCTTCGGCATCTGCCTCGGCCACCAGCTCCTTGCGATCGCACTGGGGGGGAAGACGTTCAAGATGAAATTCGGCCACCGGGGGGCAAACCACCCCGTCAAGAACCTCCTGACGAACAAGATCGAGATTACATCGCAAAACCATGGCTTCGCGGTGGATCCGGGATCGCTCGATAAGACATCCGTCGAAATCACTCACACCAATCTGAACGACGGCACCAATGAGGGATTCCGTCACCGCAAACTCCCCATCTTTTCCGTTCAGTATCATCCAGAGGCCTCTCCGGGACCGCATGACAGCGATTATCTCTTCTACCGCTTCTTCGAAGCGATGAAGGAATCGTCGGGGGTGGCTGTCTAG